A single region of the Zygotorulaspora mrakii chromosome 4, complete sequence genome encodes:
- the RPN6 gene encoding proteasome regulatory particle lid subunit RPN6 (similar to Saccharomyces cerevisiae RPN6 (YDL097C); ancestral locus Anc_2.361): protein MCSVEAARDLVEKKQYDKAEQVFLDLLSKDYNESTGKVTERQNEQEACILGLGNLYIVTGAKEKLREFIPRSTDHMMQFAKPKTAKVLKTLIEEFEKVPDSYDDQIYVCQKSIEFAKKEKRVFLKQSLTIKLATLYYYKRQYKDALELNAELLREFKKLDDKPSLLDVHLLESKVYHKLRNLAKAKASLTAARTAANSIYCPTVTMAELDLMSGILHCEDKDYKTAFSYFFESFESFHNLATHNSYDKACHVLKYMLLSKIMLNLIDEVKNILNAKYTKETYQSKGIDAMKAVAEAYSSRSLLEFNTALKQYKDEIMGDELIRSHFNALYDTLLESNLCKLIEPFECVEVSHISMMIGLDAQQIEGKLSQMILDKVFHGVLDQGNGWLYIYETPHQDATYDCALELVGQLDKVVDQLYEKASVLY, encoded by the coding sequence ATGTGTAGTGTGGAAGCTGCCAGGGATCTGGTAGAGAAAAAGCAGTACGATAAGGCTGAACAAGTGTTTCTGGATCTGCTGAGCAAAGATTATAATGAGTCCACGGGGAAAGTCACAGAACGCCAAAATGAGCAAGAAGCATGCATATTAGGACTTGGCAATTTGTATATCGTAACCGGTGCGAAAGAGAAATTACGCGAGTTTATTCCAAGGTCGACAGACCACATGATGCAATTTGCGAAGCCAAAGACGGCCAAGGTATTGAAGACATTGATagaagagtttgaaaaagtacCAGACTCGTATGATGACCAGATCTATGTCTGCCAAAAGAGCATTGAGTTTGCCAAGAAGGAGAAAAGGGTCTTTTTGAAGCAATCCTTGACGATTAAACTTGCCACGTTGTACTATTATAAAAGACAATACAAGGACGCACTAGAGCTCAATGCCGAGCTTTTGCGGGAGTTCAAGAAATTAGATGACAAACCATCGTTGTTGGATGTCCATCTGTTGGAAAGTAAGGTTTACCAcaaattgagaaatttggCCAAGGCCAAGGCATCTTTGACAGCAGCTAGGACAGCAGCCAACTCCATTTATTGCCCCACGGTAACTATGGCCGAATTAGACTTGATGAGTGGTATCTTACATTGTGAAGATAAAGATTACAAGACCgcattttcatatttctttGAGAGTTTCGAAAGTTTTCACAATTTGGCAACCCACAATTCTTATGACAAGGCGTGCcatgttttgaaatacaTGCTGTTGTCAAAGATTATGTTGAACTTAATTGatgaagtgaaaaatattcTAAACGCTAAATATACAAAGGAGACTTATCAATCAAAGGGCATTGATGCAATGAAAGCCGTGGCTGAGGCATACAGTAGTAGGTCTCTTTTGGAGTTCAACACGGCGTTAAAGCAGTATAAAGATGAGATTATGGGTGATGAGTTGATAAGATCACATTTTAACGCCCTCTATGATACATTATTGGAATCAAATCTTTGTAAGCTTATTGAACCATTTGAGTGTGTTGAGGTTTCGCATATTTCCATGATGATTGGTCTAGATGCTCAGCAGATTGAAGGAAAATTGTCTCAAATGATTTTAGATAAGGTATTTCATGGTGTACTTGATCAGGGAAATGGATGGTTGTATATTTACGAAACGCCACATCAAGACGCTACTTATGATTGTGCATTAGAATTAGTTGGTCAACTAGATAAAGTGGTAGATCAGTTATACGAAAAGGCAAGTGTATTGTATTGA
- the SNU23 gene encoding U4/U6-U5 snRNP complex subunit SNU23 (similar to Saccharomyces cerevisiae SNU23 (YDL098C); ancestral locus Anc_2.359) encodes MSNFGRRTWDREEYAKLASEGQLTHEQSLKSSLTPAQFQQLKRKYTNFHGLMQDAIKNLNTKVLTTGLSSYKKGKQFGFYCELCNLTFKDTMQYIDHLNHKTHQLKFESIFDEPLINDTRDNDMIEKEEFEGIYHSIIDQFISLHGTKKPRKSKKASIRQALLQKEEHPTELELAMGFKAFGNANR; translated from the coding sequence ATGTCAAATTTCGGTCGCAGGACCTGGGACAGAGAAGAGTATGCTAAACTTGCTAGTGAGGGGCAATTGACACACGAGCaatcattgaaaagcaGCTTGACACCTGCTCAGTTTCAGCAACTGAAGCGCAAATACACAAATTTTCATGGTTTAATGCAAGATGcaattaaaaatttgaacaCGAAGGTTTTGACGACAGGTCTTAGCTCATATAAGAAGGGCAAGCAATTCGGATTTTATTGTGAACTTTGCAATCTCACTTTTAAAGACACGATGCAATACATCGATCATTTGAATCACAAGACACATCAgttaaaatttgaaagcattTTTGATGAACCGCTAATAAATGATACCAGAGATAATGATATgattgaaaaggaagagtTTGAGGGTATATACCACAGTATAATCGATCAATTTATAAGCCTTCATGGTACAAAGAAACCAAGGAAGAGCAAAAAGGCGAGTATACGACAAGCCTTGCTCCAAAAGGAAGAACATCCAACCGAACTAGAGTTGGCAATGGGATTCAAGGCCTTTGGAAACGCGAACCGCTAA
- the TPP1 gene encoding polynucleotide 3'-phosphatase (similar to Saccharomyces cerevisiae TPP1 (YMR156C); ancestral locus Anc_2.360), with the protein MVMFHRLTLLPYLIKHTPKNALPEISGANGPLKVYAFDLDHTIIKPKTAGSRFSTSADDWDFMNFSPGRSALDKLLSIVIEDATAQVVIFSNQGGVITVPSNSKSCTKYVEKIRLILKAISLEKDGNRLLERLWIYSSPKKPASFTRKQNKSSLLTKPMKVVKTLKKLNKPAPKLEEPMLMDPEIFTKMRKPETGMMQEFKKDLESIYPTVISIEVCHYCGDAAGRKQDFSDSDKQFAKNLDVPFKLPEDVF; encoded by the coding sequence ATGGTAATGTTCCATAGGTTAACCTTGCTTCCCTATTTAATCAAACATACTCCCAAGAATGCATTGCCCGAAATAAGCGGAGCCAATGGACCGTTGAAAGTCTACGCATTTGATTTAGATCATACAATTATAAAGCCAAAGACAGCTGGATCAAGATTCAGCACATCAGCAGATGACTGGGACTTTATGAACTTCTCTCCCGGCAGATCTGCACTTGATAAACTATTATCAATTGTAATAGAAGACGCAACAGCGCAAGTAGTGATTTTTTCTAACCAAGGAGGCGTCATTACAGTTCCCTCAAATTCTAAGAGTTGTACGAAATATGTAGAGAAAATTAGACTTATATTGAAGGCAATTTCCCTTGAAAAAGACGGTAATAGACTTCTTGAAAGATTGTGGATTTACTCCTCACCAAAAAAACCAGCATCGTTTACAAGAAAACAGAATAAGTCGAGCTTACTAACAAAGCCAATGAAAGTTGTCaaaacattgaagaaactCAACAAGCCTGCACCCAAACTAGAGGAGCCAATGTTGATGGATCCTGAAATATTCACGAAAATGAGAAAACCAGAAACAGGTATGATGCAGgaatttaaaaaagatCTCGAAAGCATTTATCCAACAGTAATAAGTATTGAAGTTTGTCACTATTGCGGGGACGCGGCAGGAAGAAAACAAGACTTCAGCGATTCTGATAAacaatttgcaaaaaatctAGATGTACCATTTAAATTACCAGAAGATGTATTCTAA
- the MRPS8 gene encoding mitochondrial 37S ribosomal protein uS8m (similar to Saccharomyces cerevisiae MRPS8 (YMR158W); ancestral locus Anc_2.357), whose product MSLVKLANSCAHIQNCSRVRSTLTSIPYTKLHLQFAYSLYKHGFLSSLQKGSTKGPDETTVEITPDNISTRRLWIGLKYRENKPIISACTLISKPNTRVYLTHNDMRKLCSGSSVRLIKPLQPGELMLVRTDTDVIDINEAIAKKIDGEVLCRVK is encoded by the coding sequence ATGTCGTTAGTTAAGTTAGCCAATAGCTGTGctcatattcaaaattgctCAAGAGTGAGAAGCACTCTTACATCAATTCCATATACTAAGTTGCATTTACAATTCGCCTATTCTTTGTACAAACATGGatttttatcatctttACAGAAAGGCAGCACCAAAGGGCCAGATGAAACTACCGTTGAAATAACCCCCGACAATATATCCACTAGAAGACTGTGGATTGGGTTAAAATACAGGGAAAATAAGCCTATAATAAGTGCATGCACGTTAATCTCTAAGCCCAATACTAGAGTGTACCTAACTCATAATGACATGAGAAAGCTGTGCTCTGGTAGCTCTGTAAGATTGATTAAGCCGTTGCAGCCGGGTGAACTCATGTTAGTGAGGACTGATACAGACGTTATCGACATAAATGAAGCTATtgctaaaaaaattgatggtGAAGTTTTATGTAGAGTGAAATGA
- the AIM36 gene encoding Aim36p (similar to Saccharomyces cerevisiae YMR157C; ancestral locus Anc_2.358) yields the protein MQAITRAAKLCRSRTLRGIPSAYKSGNAFATTTLRFYSSNSAQSRRKDEAPSFKKIFLIGIIGTVIFVEAVRSLDKNKPKTTYSEQEFADVMSGLRRRVAAFPAGQLDVKFILTGNKKDVEKLVDQYDLLIDPIEVVEHYRSSTNDSYEALLNDLYDRYGAQKYSQNLPKGLLVMLIGRYMKEKCLPNSTVVIINFPSNIQDSIKFENEVSVVSKIYVPHASMGSEVCKYYQTVKKVQEF from the coding sequence ATGCAGGCTATTACAAGAGCTGCTAAATTATGCAGATCCAGAACCTTGAGAGGAATTCCCTCCGCATACAAGTCTGGAAATGCTTTTGCAACAACAACCCTACGTTTCTATTCGTCCAACTCAGCTCAGTCAAGAAGGAAAGACGAGGCACCAAGTTTcaagaagatttttttgattggCATAATCGGTACTGTGatatttgttgaagcagTTCGGTCATTGGATAAGAATAAGCCAAAGACGACGTACTCCGAACAGGAGTTTGCAGATGTAATGTCAGGCTTAAGGAGAAGAGTAGCGGCATTCCCAGCAGGTCAATTGGATGTGAAATTTATCTTGACCGGTAATAAAAAGGATGTGGAAAAATTGGTAGACCAGTACGACCTGCTTATAGATCCTATAGAAGTGGTGGAACACTATAGGTCATCTACCAACGATTCATATGAGGCGCTACTGAACGATTTGTATGATAGGTACGGGGCCCAAAAATACTCTCAAAATCTTCCTAAAGGGCTACTTGTGATGTTGATTGGTAGATACATGAAGGAAAAATGTCTGCCAAACTCAACAGTTGTCATAATAAATTTTCCTTCGAATATACAAGATTcaatcaaatttgaaaacgAAGTCTCCGTAGtgtcaaaaatttatgTTCCACATGCATCTATGGGTTCTGAAGTTTGTAAATACTATCAAACAGTGAAAAAGGTTCAAGAGTTCtga